In Nostoc sp. CENA543, a single genomic region encodes these proteins:
- the coaBC gene encoding bifunctional phosphopantothenoylcysteine decarboxylase/phosphopantothenate--cysteine ligase CoaBC, translating into MTNPQNRPSKVLIGVGGGIAAYKVCEVVSTLFKAGIEVRVILTNSAQEFITPLTLSTLSRHRAYTDSDFWQATHARPLHIELGEWADLLLIAPLTANTLAKLTYGMADNLLTNTVLASTCPVLLAPAMNTDMWEQLTVQRNWQQLLGDSRYHGMSTASGLLACDRVGAGRMAEPPEIVTYIHSLLHTQGQRDLVGKQVLISAGGTREYLDPVRFIGNPSTGKMGLALAQAALHRGAKVTLVHGAADWDVPLGVQAIPVISAEEMQQVMLEYLPTADLIVMSAAVADVKPKDYSPEKLPKRSLPQSLPLAPVPDIVAQLAQLKQSHQRLIGFAAQTGDIITPAMEKLQRKQLDAIVANPIDQPDSGFGSNNNQAIFLNSQGQQIKIAPCSKLKMAHYLFDFLRDLDKE; encoded by the coding sequence AGGTTCTCATTGGTGTCGGTGGTGGTATTGCAGCTTACAAGGTTTGTGAGGTGGTTTCGACGCTGTTTAAAGCCGGAATAGAAGTGCGCGTTATCCTCACCAATTCTGCACAGGAATTTATTACACCTCTAACCCTATCCACACTTTCCCGCCATCGTGCATACACAGATAGTGATTTTTGGCAAGCAACTCACGCCCGTCCACTGCATATTGAGTTGGGAGAGTGGGCTGATTTATTGCTGATTGCGCCACTCACAGCTAACACATTAGCGAAATTAACCTATGGAATGGCAGATAATTTATTGACTAATACCGTATTAGCTTCCACCTGTCCCGTATTGTTAGCACCTGCAATGAATACTGATATGTGGGAACAACTAACAGTACAGCGTAATTGGCAACAGTTATTAGGAGATAGTAGATATCACGGTATGAGTACCGCATCGGGATTATTGGCCTGCGATCGCGTCGGTGCTGGTAGAATGGCAGAACCCCCCGAAATTGTGACTTACATTCATTCTCTACTCCATACCCAAGGCCAACGCGATTTAGTCGGGAAGCAAGTTTTAATTAGTGCTGGCGGTACGCGAGAATATCTAGACCCCGTCAGATTTATCGGCAACCCCTCGACAGGGAAAATGGGACTAGCATTAGCCCAAGCCGCCTTACATCGAGGCGCAAAGGTGACTTTAGTACATGGCGCAGCTGATTGGGATGTACCTTTAGGAGTACAAGCCATTCCCGTCATTAGTGCAGAAGAAATGCAGCAAGTAATGTTAGAGTATTTACCCACCGCAGATTTAATTGTCATGTCTGCGGCTGTCGCTGATGTCAAGCCCAAAGATTATAGCCCAGAAAAACTACCCAAGCGATCGCTCCCCCAAAGCCTACCTTTAGCACCCGTCCCTGATATTGTCGCCCAGTTAGCCCAACTCAAACAGTCCCATCAGCGTTTAATTGGTTTCGCTGCTCAAACTGGCGATATCATTACCCCCGCAATGGAAAAATTACAGCGTAAACAATTAGATGCAATTGTCGCTAATCCTATTGATCAACCTGATAGTGGTTTTGGGAGTAATAACAACCAAGCAATATTTTTAAATAGTCAAGGGCAGCAAATAAAAATTGCACCCTGTTCTAAATTAAAAATGGCACATTATTTATTTGATTTTCTCCGTGACTTGGATAAAGAATAG